A window of Pseudoliparis swirei isolate HS2019 ecotype Mariana Trench chromosome 2, NWPU_hadal_v1, whole genome shotgun sequence genomic DNA:
TAACGTCATCATTTGGGTGTTTTTCTTATCGTAGACAGTGGTACTGCttgtactttacttaagtatttCCATTGGAAGTCACTTTATGCTTTTACTTGGTATTGTGGGAagtatatttctttctttttttcttttcttacattCATTTTAACTTTAAGATATAATAAACTAAGACATTATGCAATTACATATATTTCTGCACAATTGTTTTAATTAGTTCCACCTGTAACAGCTGCAACATTATAGTGATGAAAACATGAACGCATCACTACTTATAACCCAATAATATAATTTACATTTATAGTATACAATACTTAAtacataagtgtatatatatatacacacatacatatatatattaatttaaaacataataataaatatatttttattccaGTGCCTACGTACTTTCGAATGCAGGGCTTTTACTTGAAAGGCCACATTCCTATAGGTGAaatttgtttgtgttgattgATATCTAATGTAAAAAAGAGACTGCTGTTACATATTGTATCTTTGGCTCAAAGCTTCAAGCGAAAAATAAGATCAAACATGAGCTGACTTTTTTCTGAGTTGGttttcagaaaacaaacaaattacagTGCTCTTTTTAAAAGCATAAAACAAGCTTTTAATTGCCTTTTTGATGAAAATTGCTTTTCAAATAAATGTTCCTTGCCTTTACACTATAACTTATATCAAATTGTTATATAAAAGTGGACAGTCTATATAGGATGGAGCCAAACATAAATCTCACTCTAACTGTTTAGACACTGTGATAAGACTTATATAGTCCAATGTACCTTGAATCGAACTCACTTATTAATTCAGGCAGAAGACACATCATACTGGTAGTGATTCATTTAATCAAGAAATAGTACAGGTCTTATTATTAAAAGAGAAATTATTATTTGGAGTATCCCACACAGTGAGGTGgattgtatatatgtaaactGGATTTGAATAATACTCATATACAGTcatcttcattttattttcagtcCTTCCTTTGATCTAAAAAAACAGAATACCTAAAAGTAAAAAACTATAAAGACCCTGAGTTTAAGTGAAATGCTTGTTATTGTATTCACAGTTTGGCAAACAGGTAGCTATAACAGCCATTATACAAAGTTAGCGCAACATCATGTGTGATGGTGAAGCGCACATTTGCAGACTTTAACAGAATCAGATCCATTTGGCACAAAATGATGTGATAAGAGTTTGACACCTAAAcactgtaaacacaaacacttcCATGTGATCTGGCTGGGCTTGGAAGAGTCCCCACAATCTCCCAAGAGTCCAGTTCAGGGTCATATTTCTCAATGGTCTGCAGATAGGTCCCTTTTGAGTAGGAGTATCCCCCTGTTAcataaatacaactattaatgaccACCGCCCcacactccatcctcctctccttcatcactGATATTGGTCTCCATTCGTCTCTCTCTATGTCGTAGCAGTCCGCGACAGTCGTCTGTCCGCCCACCAAATACAGCTTGTTGTTGAGAGACACTGAACACAGCCCGTACTCTAAAAACAAGAGGATTTCAAATCAGAATACAGTATTTTGCACATTCTAATTACaagctcttcctctttttctcatACCTGGATGCGGACTTATTGTAATGATACTCCATTCATTGACATCTGGCTTGTAGACTTGGATTTTTTCATAGGTGCAGTTTCCTCTGTACCCATAGTGACCTCCAGTCACATATATTTGATCTCCCATGACACAGGCAGTGGCATTTCCTACACCTTCAAAGGAGACAGAGGTTAGAGGTTTTTGATCAATCACTCACATCTATAAATGTAAAGGACCTTaaactgcatttttttttttttttaaactatttggAGGAAGCGTCTTATCACCTTACACAGTTGATCTGGAGCAACTTTAGCATCAATGTACGTTTGTCATGTTTCCTGCCAGCTGCCAATGTAAATCCAATATCCACTCTTTTTTAGTTCTGTTTGGCTCTCCTTTAACTCCTGAGATAAACATctgctgctaaatgctccactatgCACTATCTACTAGAAATGCTGAATGTTGTTTGTTGATTTTAGTCTTCAACAAAATCTACCCCATGAAACTGATTGCACTCTTAGCACTCTGGGCTTGAGAACTACACTCTGCAACTAGTGAAAACATGCATTATTGTtcagccaatttcctcctctgtttcttccgTGGCTCTTAGAGAAATCACGGATCAGATGAGTCAGTTGTTATGACAACCGAGCAAACTCCATCTGCTGATGACCGACCCAAGATGTGGCTGAAAGCTCATAAAGTGGGACGTGTGTTAATAATTAATTTATTGACCTACAATGCTCATTCCTGACCTGAAACAGCAGTGGAGAAGAAAAAGtattcttaaaaaaaatttgaatttaGAAGCTGTTCAGGAGCTTTTAATCAAATCACATGatatccatcagcagatagaaGAATGAAAGACTAAATCCATCCAGTGGAGAGATTGCATCTAACAGTTAATTTCTTTCTTCTATATCTTAAGTCCATTGATTCATACAAGTCATTACTTCAAATGTTGCATACCTTGGATCATTTTGGCCGAAGGGGTCCATTTCTTTTTCAAAGGATCATAATATTCTGTCTCTTGCTCCGGAGCTCCTCCTTTGTATCCTCCAATGGCATAAATGCAGCCATGCAAGGCCACAGAGCAGTGGTAGTACCTAGCTGTGATCATGGGGCAGCCCTCGGTCCATTCATCATAGTCACAGTTATAAACCGAAACGGTGTCCAGAGCCTCAACCGTGTTTGTCCTGTAACCACCAGTCACGTAGATATTTGCTCCGAGTAAACTGACGCTGTAGCTCTCCATAGAGTGGTCAGGCATGTCTTTTCCTTGCACCCAGGTGTTGCTGATAGGATCCCAGATGTGAACCTCACAGAGAGGGTGCCAGTAATATCCACCAATGATATACATGCTGGAAGACATTTTCTTGCTTGTGGACACGTCTTTGCCATTGGACCTTAAAGCCTGAACTATCATCGATTTAAAAATGTCTTCACTGTTCAGCGAGCATTGCCTGTGCACCTCCAACGTAGCCTTGAAGTACATCTCATCAAGGTCTAGGTGGATGGAATGCAGCAACTCCGCAGAACACTGAACACGGTTATCCAAGTCATGGGTCACCCACTTGGCCACAGCATCTATCAACACGTCGTCCCTCTGCACGGTGAGGTTCTGAGCAGCCAGAACGGAGCTCATCTTCCCGGGGTCCAGCTCGAGGAACTCTTCCTGCTGGATGAGCTCTGTGAACCTGCTCAGCATCACTCGGCGGGCCTCCCTCTCCAGCCCAGCGCACAGGTGCAGCTCAGCGAAGGCGTGCATCCCCAAGCAGTTATCCACATCCAGGAGGCGAACCAGAAACTCCTCACAGGCTCGTTTCACCGAGAGGAACTGCAGCAGGTCCGCAGCCTCCAGCAGGCTCTGCACGTTACTCTGAGTGATGCTCAGCTGGGCTGTGTACACGTAGTTCACCAAAGCACCCAGGACCCCGCAGTCCACCCCGGTGAGCTTGATGACGCTGTTTGACCTCTCCCTCATGTCGGCCGTGAACATGACTTTGAAATAGGAGCTGCGGGCTGACAGCAGCGCCTTGTGGCAGTGGAACACCTGTCCCGACTCGCCGCACTGGAGAGTCACGTCGGTGAACAGGCCACTGGTGTAGAAGCGCCTCAGAGCCTCCAGGAGCTCTGCGGGGTGGTCGCCATCGCAGAAGTCGTAGGAGTAGAGTTCAGCTCGCCTGTGTGACATAGTATCTGGGGGAGAAGACACGACGCACGTGAGCGAGCTCCAACAATCACAAACTACAGCACCGCGGGGGCAACAGCTCGATTCCCCATGGCATTCATTCAGAGAAAGCGACATCCAGGCACTGCTTACCTCACACTATTTTCCTGTGCTGTTCAACGCTCCGACGGTGTGTCCTCTATGTGaacgctccacacacacacgcgcatacaGACTTCAATATAGCTCGTGCAGCACTGTCGCAGGCAGCTCTATCCTATTTTGGTATGCATGTCCACCCCCTCCCCTCACGTCTGCAGTGATTCTCCTCCAGCAGGTTCTTGACAGAACCCAGACCCGCTCAGCAGCAACCCGCCGAGAGAGAACCTCAGATGCGTCTCGTGAGGCGCATTGGCGAACCCGAAGCGGCGATAGCAGAATGCAAATCTTATACCAATGAGCTGCACTCACCAGAAGCCATTGCACTGTTCACTCTCCGTGTTTCCCCTCATTCTGGTCGTCGCCATGGCGTTTTGAACCCACTTGCAGTGGTCAAGGCTTTCCCTAATCCCGACGAGGATTAACAGCCCAGTGCACGGTGTGTGCTGCACAAGATCTCTCACGGCGAAAGCACGACTGATAGTCAGGTGATTATacactaaattataaaaaaatactttctgC
This region includes:
- the klhl23 gene encoding kelch-like protein 23 encodes the protein MSLSLNECHGESSCCPRGAVVCDCWSSLTCVVSSPPDTMSHRRAELYSYDFCDGDHPAELLEALRRFYTSGLFTDVTLQCGESGQVFHCHKALLSARSSYFKVMFTADMRERSNSVIKLTGVDCGVLGALVNYVYTAQLSITQSNVQSLLEAADLLQFLSVKRACEEFLVRLLDVDNCLGMHAFAELHLCAGLEREARRVMLSRFTELIQQEEFLELDPGKMSSVLAAQNLTVQRDDVLIDAVAKWVTHDLDNRVQCSAELLHSIHLDLDEMYFKATLEVHRQCSLNSEDIFKSMIVQALRSNGKDVSTSKKMSSSMYIIGGYYWHPLCEVHIWDPISNTWVQGKDMPDHSMESYSVSLLGANIYVTGGYRTNTVEALDTVSVYNCDYDEWTEGCPMITARYYHCSVALHGCIYAIGGYKGGAPEQETEYYDPLKKKWTPSAKMIQGVGNATACVMGDQIYVTGGHYGYRGNCTYEKIQVYKPDVNEWSIITISPHPEYGLCSVSLNNKLYLVGGQTTVADCYDIERDEWRPISVMKERRMECGAVVINSCIYVTGGYSYSKGTYLQTIEKYDPELDSWEIVGTLPSPARSHGSVCVYSV